One genomic region from Nymphaea colorata isolate Beijing-Zhang1983 chromosome 10, ASM883128v2, whole genome shotgun sequence encodes:
- the LOC116262643 gene encoding dynamin-related protein 4C-like — protein sequence MSQRVDKTGERTLAVVTKVDKSPEGLLEKVTSDDVNIGLGYVCVRNRVGDGESYAEARMTEAELFRSHPLLSKIDKSIVGVPVLAQRLTQIQASILAKCLPDIVTKVNEKLNQNMAELNELPKCLSTVSDAMAAFMKIVGASKESLRKIILRGEYEEFPDEEDMHCTGRLAKMLDEYANDLRTNYGDEGLLPSNFLVEEMRVLVESQGMCLPNFLPRVAFLGLLREKVRRVSNSPTHFINKVWSYLEAVVLRVFMMHSEAYPQLQISVKRAGHALYRLVV from the exons ATGTCGCAGCGCGTCGACAAAACCGGCGAAAGGACTCTTGCGGTCGTCACCAAAGTGGACAAGTCGCCGGAAGGCCTGCTAGAGAAAGTCACTTCCGATGACGTGAACATTGGACTCGGTTATGTTTGTGTTAGAAATCGAGTCGGGGACGGGGAATCATATGCAGAGGCGAGGATGACAGAGGCAGAGCTTTTCAGAAGCCATCCTCTTTTGTCGAAGATCGATAAGTCGATCGTCGGCGTTCCTGTGTTGGCACAAAGGCTGACGCAGATTCAAGCTTCGATACTTGCGAAGTGCTTGCCGGACATCGTCACAAAGGTGAACGAGAAGCTTAACCAGAACATGGCGGAGCTGAACGAGCTCCCCAAATGCTTGAGTACAGTCTCCGATGCAATGGCGGCGTTCATGAAGATAGTTGGTGCATCGAAGGAGTCGCTTCGAAAGATAATTTTAAGAG GGGAGTATGAGGAGTTTCCTGATGAGGAGGACATGCACTGTACGGGGCGGCTGGCCAAGATGCTGGACGAATATGCAAATGATCTGCGCACCAACTATGGCGATGAAGGGCTGCTGCCATCTAATTTTCTGGTAGAGGAGATGCGTGTGTTGGTGGAGTCGCAAGGAATGTGTCTGCCCAACTTCCTCCCTCGAGTGGCCTTCCTCGGCTTGCTGCGCGAGAAAGTTAGGCGTGTCTCCAATTCGCCGACCCATTTCATCAACAAGGTGTGGAGCTATCTGGAAGCTGTGGTTCTTCGCGTGTTCATGATGCATTCCGAAGCGTACCCTCAGCTGCAGATCTCGGTGAAAAGGGCAGGACATGCACTGTACAGACTTGTGGTATGA